A section of the Deinococcus aerolatus genome encodes:
- the mutY gene encoding A/G-specific adenine glycosylase, whose amino-acid sequence MTAVPASVPDLRAALLAWFDASGRALPWRLGPEGQRDPYRVWVAEILLQQTQVARGLHYYARFLTAFPTVQALADAPLEDVLKAWEGCGYYARARNLHRAATLVAQQGFPTTYGGWLALPGVGPYTAAAVSSLACGEARAVNDGNVRRVLARLYGEARPTDAWIQARADALLAPQRPGAWNEAVMDLGATVCTPRAPRCPECPLAAHCAARAGGTPTAFPAPKVRTAVRGVQAVAVLIGDGQEAVLERREGTLLGGLMGLPMREIGQDETLQAALATLCARLGARPGELLGQVSHSMTHRQITLHVYAAAAPLPQQRVAGAALSRLDHKALELLRARQEGLFAAPPPEGSSV is encoded by the coding sequence GTGACTGCTGTTCCGGCCTCTGTTCCCGACCTCCGCGCAGCGCTGCTGGCGTGGTTTGACGCCTCGGGCCGGGCGCTGCCGTGGCGGCTGGGGCCGGAGGGCCAGCGTGATCCCTACCGCGTGTGGGTGGCCGAGATCCTGCTGCAACAGACCCAGGTGGCGCGTGGCCTGCATTATTACGCCCGGTTCCTGACGGCCTTTCCCACCGTGCAGGCGCTGGCCGACGCCCCCCTTGAGGACGTGCTGAAGGCCTGGGAGGGCTGCGGCTACTACGCCCGCGCCCGCAACCTGCACCGGGCGGCGACACTGGTGGCCCAGCAGGGCTTCCCCACCACTTACGGCGGCTGGCTGGCGCTGCCGGGGGTGGGGCCGTACACTGCCGCCGCTGTGTCGAGTCTGGCGTGCGGCGAGGCCCGTGCCGTCAACGACGGCAATGTGCGCCGCGTGCTGGCCCGGCTGTACGGCGAGGCCCGCCCCACCGATGCGTGGATTCAGGCGCGGGCCGACGCCCTGCTGGCGCCGCAGCGCCCCGGCGCGTGGAACGAGGCGGTGATGGACCTGGGGGCCACCGTCTGCACCCCCAGGGCGCCGCGCTGTCCGGAGTGTCCGCTGGCGGCCCACTGCGCGGCGCGGGCGGGCGGCACGCCCACGGCTTTCCCTGCCCCCAAGGTCAGGACGGCGGTGCGTGGGGTGCAGGCGGTGGCCGTCCTGATCGGCGATGGGCAGGAGGCGGTGCTGGAGCGGCGGGAGGGTACCCTGCTGGGCGGCCTGATGGGCCTGCCTATGCGTGAGATCGGTCAGGACGAGACCCTACAGGCAGCGCTGGCAACGCTGTGTGCCCGCCTGGGTGCGCGTCCCGGCGAGCTGCTGGGCCAGGTATCGCACAGCATGACCCACCGCCAGATCACCCTGCACGTCTACGCCGCCGCCGCCCCTTTGCCCCAGCAGCGGGTGGCGGGCGCGGCGCTGTCCCGGCTGGATCACAAGGCGCTGGAACTGCTGCGGGCGCGGCAGGAGGGGCTGTTTGCCGCGCCGCCGCCGGAGGGCTCATCTGTTTGA
- the metK gene encoding methionine adenosyltransferase, producing the protein MQKFYTSESVSEGHPDKLADFISDSILDEFLRQEPGSRVAVETLLTTGMAVVAGEVRAETAHVDIQKTVREAVKTVGYTRANYGFDAEYSAVLVSIHEQSPEIGAGVDTSEEWREMTPEQQADPANAHSRIGAGDQGLMFGYATDETPELMPLPISLAHALTRRIAQLRKDGTLTYLRPDAKAQVTVVRDGEPHEGGAVAVDTVVISTQHDEDATQAQIRADMLEHVIRAVIPAELLNADTKYFINPSGRFVIGGPHGDTGLTGRKIIVDTYGGAVPHGGGAFSGKDPTKVDRSAAYYARYIAKNLVAAGLARRALVEVAYAIGRAHPVSLRVDTYGTGTLSDERLAELIDAHFDARPQSIIAQLGLQRPIYAQTAAYGHFGRPEFPWEQMDRAEGLRLAAQEQEEPQTTVV; encoded by the coding sequence ATGCAAAAGTTCTACACCTCAGAATCGGTTTCGGAAGGTCACCCGGACAAGCTTGCGGATTTCATCTCGGACAGCATTCTGGACGAGTTTCTGCGCCAGGAGCCGGGCAGCCGGGTGGCGGTGGAAACGCTGCTTACCACCGGCATGGCCGTGGTGGCCGGCGAGGTCCGCGCCGAGACCGCCCACGTCGACATCCAGAAAACCGTGCGCGAGGCGGTCAAGACCGTGGGCTACACCCGCGCCAACTACGGCTTTGATGCCGAGTACAGCGCGGTGCTGGTCTCCATTCACGAGCAGTCGCCGGAAATCGGCGCGGGCGTCGATACCTCTGAAGAGTGGCGCGAGATGACCCCCGAGCAGCAGGCGGACCCCGCCAACGCCCACAGCCGCATCGGCGCGGGCGATCAGGGGCTGATGTTCGGCTACGCCACCGACGAGACGCCGGAGCTGATGCCGCTGCCGATCTCGCTGGCGCACGCGCTGACGCGCCGCATCGCCCAGCTGCGCAAGGACGGCACGCTGACGTATCTGCGCCCCGACGCCAAGGCGCAGGTGACGGTGGTGCGCGACGGCGAGCCGCATGAGGGCGGCGCGGTGGCCGTGGACACCGTGGTGATCAGCACCCAGCACGACGAGGACGCCACCCAGGCGCAGATCCGGGCCGACATGCTCGAGCACGTGATCCGGGCGGTGATTCCGGCGGAACTGCTGAACGCCGACACCAAGTACTTCATCAATCCAAGTGGACGCTTTGTGATCGGCGGGCCACATGGCGACACTGGCCTGACCGGGCGCAAGATCATCGTGGACACCTACGGCGGGGCGGTGCCGCACGGCGGCGGGGCGTTCTCGGGCAAGGACCCCACGAAGGTGGACCGTTCGGCGGCGTACTACGCCCGCTACATCGCCAAGAATCTGGTGGCCGCCGGGCTGGCCCGCCGCGCGCTGGTGGAGGTGGCCTACGCCATTGGCCGCGCCCATCCGGTCAGCCTGCGGGTGGACACCTACGGCACCGGTACCCTGAGCGACGAGCGGCTGGCCGAGCTGATTGACGCCCACTTCGACGCCCGTCCGCAGTCGATCATCGCGCAACTGGGCCTGCAGCGCCCGATCTACGCCCAGACCGCCGCCTACGGCCACTTTGGGCGCCCGGAATTTCCCTGGGAACAGATGGACCGGGCCGAGGGGCTGCGGTTGGCGGCACAGGAGCAGGAGGAGCCGCAAACCACCGTGGTCTGA
- a CDS encoding sensor histidine kinase → MDTLLQAVLLSEQGRITRINAAASRLWGVTQARAAGRPVLEVVRRHTLEALTERGGELELEVGGRTLRCAATRDGAAAALIVEDITEHRRREAELREATAVLSHEFRTPVTALRGVLEALEYDMPRELSQNFVRQGLQETGRLARLVEDLAVGFRPTRARTLPLAEAFARAERLLDSELIARGARLSFGPDHLVRADPDKLLQVLLNLIENALKYGPPGQEIEVQTAARGTWAEVCVLDHGPPIPDTDSLFQAHTRGAGATGQGSGMGLYIVRSVVHGWGGQAWAARIDGRNAFCFTLPGVGGMG, encoded by the coding sequence ATGGACACGCTGCTGCAGGCGGTGCTACTGAGCGAACAGGGGCGGATCACCCGGATCAATGCAGCGGCGTCACGACTGTGGGGTGTGACCCAGGCGCGGGCCGCGGGCCGCCCCGTGCTGGAAGTGGTGCGGCGGCACACCCTGGAGGCCCTGACCGAGCGCGGCGGCGAGCTGGAGCTGGAGGTGGGCGGACGCACCCTGCGATGCGCGGCCACCCGTGACGGCGCGGCGGCGGCCCTGATCGTCGAGGACATCACCGAACACCGCCGCCGCGAGGCGGAACTGCGCGAGGCCACCGCCGTTCTCTCGCACGAGTTCCGCACGCCGGTCACGGCCCTCAGGGGCGTGCTGGAGGCACTGGAATACGACATGCCGCGCGAGCTGTCGCAGAATTTCGTGCGCCAGGGCCTTCAGGAAACCGGACGGCTGGCCCGGCTGGTGGAGGACCTGGCCGTGGGGTTCCGGCCCACCCGCGCCCGCACCCTGCCGCTGGCCGAGGCCTTTGCGCGGGCCGAGCGGCTGCTGGACAGTGAACTGATCGCGCGCGGCGCCCGCCTGAGCTTCGGCCCGGACCATCTGGTACGGGCCGACCCCGACAAATTGCTGCAGGTGCTGCTCAACCTGATCGAGAATGCCCTGAAATACGGCCCGCCGGGCCAGGAGATTGAGGTTCAAACCGCCGCCCGCGGCACCTGGGCCGAGGTCTGCGTGCTGGACCACGGCCCGCCCATTCCCGACACCGACAGCCTGTTTCAGGCCCACACGCGCGGCGCGGGGGCCACGGGGCAGGGCAGCGGCATGGGCCTGTACATCGTCCGCAGCGTCGTGCACGGCTGGGGCGGCCAGGCGTGGGCAGCGCGCATTGACGGGCGCAACGCCTTTTGCTTCACGCTACCGGGGGTCGGGGGAATGGGATAG
- the phoU gene encoding phosphate signaling complex protein PhoU — protein sequence MREVLETELRSVLNDALNMLGTVEQMLPVAADVLLREQTERLDEVRALDREVDAQEARIEAECLRIIALHQPVARDLRLVALILKSLSDIERMGDYVVHVAEDGAELAQAPALKKYVNLARMLDRLGEMSQNLRTAIADRDVGRAETTITMDDEVDDLYEQIQRELVTYMLEDPRNISKALMLMRVGRSLERVGDHMENVAERVRYWVTGVREA from the coding sequence ATGCGCGAAGTGCTTGAAACCGAACTGAGGAGCGTCCTGAACGACGCGCTGAACATGCTGGGCACCGTCGAGCAGATGCTGCCGGTGGCTGCCGACGTGCTGCTGCGCGAGCAGACCGAGCGCCTGGACGAGGTGCGGGCCCTGGACCGCGAGGTCGACGCCCAGGAGGCCCGGATTGAGGCCGAGTGCCTGCGGATCATTGCGCTGCACCAGCCGGTGGCCCGTGACCTGCGGCTGGTGGCGCTGATTCTCAAGAGCCTCTCGGACATCGAGCGCATGGGCGACTACGTGGTGCACGTCGCCGAGGACGGCGCGGAACTGGCGCAGGCCCCGGCCCTCAAGAAGTACGTGAATCTGGCGCGCATGCTCGACCGTCTGGGCGAGATGAGCCAGAACCTGCGCACCGCCATTGCGGACCGCGACGTGGGCCGTGCCGAGACCACCATCACCATGGACGACGAGGTCGACGACCTGTACGAGCAGATTCAGCGCGAGCTGGTCACCTACATGCTTGAAGACCCGCGCAACATCAGCAAGGCGCTGATGCTGATGCGGGTGGGGCGCAGTCTGGAACGCGTCGGCGACCACATGGAAAACGTCGCCGAGCGCGTGCGCTACTGGGTCACGGGCGTGCGCGAGGCGTGA
- a CDS encoding GNAT family N-acetyltransferase, which translates to MFRAFPYLYDGTVPYEEAYLRTYLDTEDAVVLLARDGDAVVGASTAVPLIHETSAVQAPFEHSGVGVEDVLYLGESVLLPQYRGRGLGHAFFDGREAHARRLGLGVTAFCAVQRPEDHPARPAGYRPLNAFWSARGYMERPDLQTTMDWQDVGETAETPKPMRFWLRREEG; encoded by the coding sequence GTGTTTCGCGCCTTCCCCTACCTGTACGACGGTACGGTGCCCTACGAGGAAGCGTACCTGCGGACCTATCTGGACACCGAGGACGCCGTGGTCCTCCTGGCCCGCGACGGAGACGCCGTGGTGGGGGCCAGCACCGCCGTACCCCTTATCCACGAGACCTCGGCCGTTCAGGCTCCCTTTGAACACTCCGGAGTCGGGGTGGAGGACGTGCTGTACCTGGGCGAGAGCGTGCTGCTGCCGCAGTACCGGGGACGCGGCCTGGGCCACGCCTTTTTTGACGGACGCGAGGCTCACGCGCGGCGGCTGGGACTGGGCGTGACTGCCTTCTGCGCCGTGCAGCGTCCGGAAGACCATCCGGCGCGGCCCGCCGGGTACCGTCCCCTGAACGCCTTCTGGTCGGCGCGGGGCTACATGGAGCGACCTGACCTTCAGACCACCATGGACTGGCAGGACGTGGGCGAGACAGCGGAAACGCCCAAGCCGATGCGCTTCTGGCTCAGGCGCGAGGAAGGGTAG
- a CDS encoding response regulator transcription factor, with protein MSHVVVIEDEQTVRDVLRFHLERAGLRVTALDSTAGGLDALAGADALVLDWMLPGESGLGFLRRLRADADLRRLPVLMLTARAAEAERVEGLETGADDYLTKPFSAAELVARVRALLRRSQPDTAQTLTNGPLTVDLGGAEASHAGQRLNLTRREFDLLAFLTQNIGRVYSRTELLDRVWGADFLGGERTVDQHVTQLRSHLGETVGQPAFLETVRGKGYRMRPWSAAK; from the coding sequence ATGAGCCACGTCGTTGTGATCGAGGACGAGCAAACCGTGCGGGATGTGCTGCGCTTTCACCTGGAGCGTGCCGGGCTGCGGGTCACGGCGCTTGATTCCACGGCGGGCGGCCTGGACGCCCTGGCCGGTGCCGACGCGCTGGTGCTGGACTGGATGCTGCCCGGCGAGAGCGGGCTGGGCTTCCTGCGCCGCCTGCGGGCCGACGCGGACCTGCGCCGCCTGCCGGTGCTGATGCTCACCGCCCGCGCCGCTGAGGCCGAGCGGGTCGAGGGCCTGGAAACCGGGGCGGACGACTACCTGACCAAGCCGTTCAGTGCCGCCGAACTGGTGGCCCGCGTGCGCGCCCTGCTGCGGCGCAGCCAGCCGGACACCGCTCAGACACTCACCAACGGGCCGCTGACGGTGGATCTGGGCGGCGCGGAGGCCAGCCATGCGGGGCAGCGCCTCAACCTGACCCGCCGGGAGTTTGATCTGCTGGCCTTTCTGACCCAGAACATCGGACGCGTGTACTCGCGCACCGAGCTGCTGGACCGGGTCTGGGGCGCGGATTTCCTGGGCGGCGAGCGCACGGTGGACCAGCACGTCACGCAGTTGCGCTCGCACCTGGGCGAGACGGTGGGCCAGCCCGCCTTTCTGGAAACGGTGCGCGGCAAGGGTTACCGCATGCGGCCCTGGAGCGCGGCGAAATGA
- a CDS encoding ketosteroid isomerase-related protein, producing MTSRTPAARPASDTAPSPQSSTHDLVTRYYAAFNAADPAGMLELLSDDVQHDINQGGTELGKDAFGAFLAHMDTHYREQARDLTVMASVDGLRAAAEFVIHGEYLHTDTGLPPARGQTYRLPVGAFFEVHGGKIARVTNYYNLQDWTRQVGG from the coding sequence ATGACCTCACGGACCCCTGCCGCCCGCCCGGCCTCTGACACGGCGCCCAGCCCGCAGTCGAGCACCCACGACCTGGTTACGCGCTACTACGCCGCCTTCAACGCTGCGGACCCGGCAGGCATGCTGGAACTGCTGAGCGACGACGTGCAGCATGACATCAACCAGGGCGGCACCGAGCTGGGCAAGGACGCCTTCGGTGCGTTTCTGGCTCACATGGACACCCACTACCGTGAGCAGGCCCGTGATCTGACCGTGATGGCCAGTGTGGACGGCCTGCGCGCCGCCGCCGAATTCGTGATTCACGGCGAGTACCTGCACACTGACACTGGCCTGCCCCCTGCCAGGGGCCAGACGTACCGCCTGCCGGTGGGGGCCTTTTTCGAGGTTCACGGCGGCAAGATTGCCCGCGTGACCAACTACTACAACCTTCAGGACTGGACCCGGCAGGTGGGGGGCTGA
- a CDS encoding isoprenyl transferase → MKSKLAAAAAARTLQKTRSAARGALLWGYEQRLAREVGAGGKLPRHLGLILDGNRRYARAGGMGREMGHSFGADKAHEVLQWCLELGIPAVTIWVLSTDNSSRDPEEIAHILSLLEREALNLSTDPRIHANRVRVRAIGQHSNFPGHVLDALRELESRTAHYDGMRLNIAVGYGGREEIVDAVKLHLSAQAAAGVTLEQATAELAPDHISAHLYTADTPDPDFIIRTSGEIRLSGFMLWQSVYSEYYFCDVYWPGFRRVDFLRALRDFQGRDRRFGK, encoded by the coding sequence ATGAAGTCCAAGCTCGCCGCCGCCGCCGCCGCCCGCACCCTCCAGAAAACGCGAAGTGCGGCGCGCGGCGCGCTGCTGTGGGGCTACGAGCAGCGGCTGGCCCGCGAGGTGGGGGCGGGCGGCAAGCTGCCGCGCCATCTGGGCCTGATTCTGGACGGCAACCGCCGCTACGCGCGGGCCGGCGGCATGGGCCGCGAGATGGGGCATTCCTTCGGGGCGGACAAGGCCCACGAGGTTTTGCAGTGGTGTCTGGAACTGGGCATTCCCGCCGTGACCATCTGGGTGCTGTCCACTGACAACAGCAGCCGTGACCCCGAGGAAATCGCGCACATCCTGAGCCTGCTGGAACGTGAGGCGCTGAACCTGTCCACCGACCCCCGCATCCACGCCAACCGGGTGCGGGTGCGGGCCATCGGGCAGCACAGCAACTTTCCGGGACATGTGCTGGACGCCCTGCGTGAGCTGGAATCCAGAACCGCCCACTACGACGGCATGCGCCTGAACATCGCCGTGGGCTACGGCGGGCGTGAGGAGATCGTGGACGCGGTGAAACTGCACCTGTCGGCGCAGGCCGCCGCCGGGGTCACGCTGGAGCAGGCCACCGCCGAACTGGCCCCGGACCACATCAGCGCGCACCTGTACACCGCCGACACCCCGGACCCCGATTTCATCATCCGCACCAGCGGCGAGATCCGGCTGTCGGGTTTCATGCTGTGGCAGAGCGTGTATTCCGAGTATTACTTCTGCGACGTGTACTGGCCGGGCTTCCGCCGGGTGGATTTTCTGCGGGCGCTGCGCGACTTTCAGGGCCGGGACCGGCGGTTCGGGAAGTAG